A genomic region of Zea mays cultivar B73 chromosome 6, Zm-B73-REFERENCE-NAM-5.0, whole genome shotgun sequence contains the following coding sequences:
- the LOC103630538 gene encoding uncharacterized 33.9 kDa protein in glnA 5'region, which produces MQNPNCMVMVDNCYGEFVEISEPAMVGADLIAGSLIKNPGGTIAPCGGYVAGKEHLVEAAAARLSAPGLGVEFGSTPGHVMRALFQGLFLSPQMVGEAVKGGLLIAEVMSAKGYKVEPLPRVPRHDIVQVKSSLR; this is translated from the exons ATGCAAAATCCAAACTGCATGGTGATGGTTGATAATTGCTAtggtgaatttgttgagatatcgGAACCTGCAATGGTG GGAGCAGACTTGATTGCTGGAAGTTTGATAAAGAATCCAGGTGGAACTATTGCGCCTTGTGGTGGTTATGTTGCTGGGAAGGAGCATTTAGTCGAAGCAGCTGCAGCCCGTCTATCTGCACCTGGCCTTGGGGTGGAATTTGGGTCAACACCTGGCCATGTTATGCGTGCGCTGTTTCAAGGCCTGTTTCTTAGTCCGCAAATGGTTGGAGAAGCAGTAAAA GGAGGTTTGCTCATTGCGGAAGTCATGTCAGCCAAGGGATACAAAGTTGAACCACTTCCGAGGGTTCCTCGTCATGATATTGTGCAGGTGAAATCTAGCCTTAGATAA